The Rhizobium leguminosarum genome includes a region encoding these proteins:
- a CDS encoding ABC-F family ATP-binding cassette domain-containing protein: protein MTLINIRNLGVTLGNPLFSKLNLVVNAGDRIGLVAANGRGKSTLLACITGALEPSEGEITKARGLTVGHVAQNVPPALFDTPFYDAVLQALPADQAESESWRVDVVLESLDVPEVMRGRPLKQLSGGWQRLAMLARTWVSEPDVLLLDEPTNHLDLEKISQLESWLNALPRDVPVILSSHDRAFLDATTNRTLFLRPEQSPVFALPYTRARAALDDADASEARRYERDMKVAEQLRKQAAKLNNIGINSGSDLLVVKTKQLKQRAEKLEDAAKPAHLERSAGAIRLANRGTHAKVLMTLEDAAVTTPDGTLLFKTGRQFICQGDRIVLLGLNGAGKSRLVSMLKQAIERPETARDSIKATPSLVLGYGDQALADLADTDTPIGTIIRRFDVGDQRARALLAGAGMMIDMQAKPIGQLSGGQKARLGMLVLRLTEPNFYLLDEPTNHLDIEGQEALESELMAHEASCLLVSHDRSFVRAVGNRFWLIERKRLVEVESPEGFFASIKSVG, encoded by the coding sequence ATGACACTCATCAATATCCGCAATCTCGGCGTGACGCTGGGCAATCCCTTGTTTTCCAAGCTCAATCTCGTCGTCAATGCCGGCGATCGCATCGGCCTGGTCGCCGCCAACGGGCGGGGGAAATCGACGCTGCTTGCCTGCATCACCGGCGCGCTGGAGCCGAGCGAGGGCGAGATCACCAAGGCGCGCGGGCTGACCGTCGGCCATGTCGCGCAGAACGTGCCCCCTGCCCTTTTCGACACGCCATTCTACGATGCGGTGCTGCAGGCCCTGCCGGCCGATCAGGCCGAAAGCGAGAGCTGGCGGGTCGACGTGGTGCTGGAATCGCTCGACGTGCCGGAGGTCATGCGCGGCCGGCCGCTGAAGCAGTTGAGCGGCGGATGGCAGCGGCTTGCCATGCTTGCCCGCACCTGGGTGAGCGAGCCCGACGTGCTTCTGCTCGACGAGCCGACCAACCATCTCGACCTCGAAAAGATCTCGCAGCTGGAGAGCTGGCTGAATGCGCTGCCGCGCGACGTGCCGGTTATCCTGTCCAGCCACGATCGCGCCTTCCTCGATGCGACGACCAACCGGACGCTGTTCCTGCGGCCGGAGCAATCGCCGGTCTTCGCCCTGCCCTATACAAGGGCGCGCGCTGCCCTCGACGACGCCGACGCCTCGGAGGCGCGGCGCTACGAGCGCGACATGAAGGTGGCGGAGCAATTGCGCAAGCAGGCGGCGAAGCTCAACAATATCGGCATCAATTCCGGCAGCGATCTGCTCGTCGTCAAGACGAAGCAGCTCAAGCAGCGGGCGGAGAAGCTGGAGGACGCGGCAAAACCGGCGCATCTGGAACGCTCGGCCGGCGCCATCCGGCTTGCCAATCGCGGCACGCATGCCAAGGTGCTGATGACGCTGGAGGATGCGGCGGTGACGACGCCGGATGGAACCCTGCTGTTCAAGACCGGCCGGCAATTCATCTGCCAGGGCGACCGCATCGTGCTGCTCGGCCTCAACGGCGCCGGCAAGTCACGGCTGGTATCGATGCTGAAGCAGGCGATCGAAAGGCCGGAGACGGCGCGGGACAGCATCAAGGCGACGCCTTCGCTGGTTCTCGGCTATGGCGACCAGGCACTTGCCGATCTTGCCGACACCGACACGCCGATCGGCACGATCATTCGCCGCTTCGATGTCGGCGACCAGCGGGCGCGGGCTTTGCTCGCAGGCGCCGGCATGATGATCGATATGCAGGCAAAACCGATCGGCCAGCTCTCCGGCGGCCAGAAGGCCAGGCTCGGCATGCTGGTGCTGCGGCTGACGGAGCCGAACTTCTACCTGCTCGACGAACCGACCAACCACCTCGACATCGAGGGACAGGAGGCGCTGGAGAGCGAGCTGATGGCGCACGAAGCGAGCTGCCTGCTGGTCTCCCACGACCGCAGTTTCGTGCGGGCGGTGGGAAACCGGTTCTGGCTGATCGAGAGGAAGCGGTTGGTGGAAGTGGAAAGCCCGGAAGGGTTTTTTGCTTCGATAAAAAGTGTGGGGTGA
- a CDS encoding ABC-F family ATP-binding cassette domain-containing protein encodes MPASITLSQISWSAPDGWPLFSNLDLSFGAERTGLVGRNGVGKTTLLKLVSGEIQPHSGTVSVGGSLGVLRQNVQVTPKKTIADLFGVTDALAILRRAEGGEATADELASADWMLEARIAAALNRTGLNAPPETPLAVLSGGQRTRAGLAGLIFTESDFLLLDEPTNNLDREGREAVIALMSDWRAGAIIISHDRELLESVDAIVELTSLSATRYGGNWSHYRERKALELAAAQHDLTEAEKRMAEVARKAQATVERQAQRDSTGRKMAAKGGIPRIMLGGMKERSETTGGDNARLAERRRAHALEEARAAREKIEILQPLSVTLPPTGLPASKIVLRMDGVTSGYQPGDPVIRDLSFDVTGPERIAVTGRNGSGKTTLLALVTGALKPWAGTVSVMTAFSMLDQKVSLLDPSASIRDNFRRINPQADENTCRAALARFMFRADAALQTVSTLSGGQLLRAGLACVLGSAPPPLLILDEPTNHLDIDSIAAVEAGLRAYDGALLVVSHDETFLRSVGITRRLELLGDPAG; translated from the coding sequence ATGCCTGCATCCATCACTCTCTCCCAAATTTCATGGTCCGCTCCTGACGGGTGGCCGCTTTTTTCCAATCTTGACCTGAGTTTCGGGGCCGAGCGTACCGGTCTCGTCGGGCGCAACGGCGTCGGCAAGACGACGCTGCTCAAACTCGTCTCCGGTGAGATCCAGCCGCATTCCGGGACGGTATCCGTCGGCGGCAGCCTCGGCGTGCTGCGGCAGAACGTTCAGGTGACGCCCAAGAAAACGATCGCCGATCTCTTCGGCGTGACCGATGCGCTCGCTATTCTTCGCCGCGCCGAAGGTGGCGAGGCAACGGCCGACGAGCTTGCATCGGCGGACTGGATGCTGGAGGCGCGCATCGCCGCAGCGCTCAATCGGACGGGGCTCAACGCACCGCCGGAGACGCCACTTGCGGTACTCTCTGGCGGACAGCGTACCCGTGCCGGGCTTGCGGGGCTGATCTTCACAGAATCGGATTTCCTTTTGCTCGACGAACCGACCAACAATCTCGATCGCGAAGGCCGCGAGGCGGTGATCGCGCTGATGTCAGACTGGCGGGCCGGCGCCATCATCATCAGCCATGATCGGGAACTGCTCGAAAGCGTCGATGCGATCGTTGAACTGACGTCGCTCAGTGCCACGCGCTACGGCGGAAACTGGAGCCATTACCGCGAGCGTAAGGCTCTCGAGCTCGCGGCGGCACAGCATGATCTCACTGAAGCCGAAAAACGCATGGCCGAGGTGGCGCGGAAAGCGCAGGCGACGGTGGAGCGTCAGGCGCAGAGGGACAGCACCGGGCGGAAGATGGCCGCCAAGGGCGGCATACCGCGCATCATGCTCGGCGGCATGAAGGAGCGGAGCGAAACGACCGGCGGCGACAATGCCCGCCTCGCCGAACGCCGGCGCGCCCACGCACTGGAAGAGGCAAGGGCAGCGCGCGAGAAGATCGAGATCCTCCAGCCCTTGTCGGTCACCCTGCCGCCGACCGGGCTGCCCGCCAGCAAGATCGTGCTGAGGATGGATGGCGTGACATCGGGCTACCAGCCGGGTGATCCCGTCATCCGCGATCTCTCCTTCGACGTGACGGGACCGGAGCGTATCGCCGTCACCGGCCGCAACGGCTCGGGCAAGACGACCTTGCTGGCGCTTGTTACAGGCGCGCTGAAACCCTGGGCCGGCACGGTCAGCGTCATGACCGCTTTCTCGATGCTCGATCAGAAGGTGAGCCTGCTCGATCCGTCGGCTTCGATCCGCGACAATTTTCGCCGGATCAATCCGCAGGCCGATGAAAATACTTGCCGGGCTGCCCTTGCCCGCTTCATGTTCAGAGCCGATGCGGCGCTACAGACCGTATCGACGCTGAGCGGCGGGCAATTGCTGCGGGCGGGCCTTGCCTGCGTCCTCGGCTCGGCGCCGCCTCCGCTGTTGATCCTCGACGAGCCGACCAATCATCTCGACATCGACTCGATCGCCGCGGTCGAGGCAGGACTGCGCGCCTATGACGGCGCGCTGCTGGTGGTCAGCCACGACGAGACATTCCTCAGGAGTGTCGGGATTACGCGGCGGCTGGAGCTGCTTGGCGACCCGGCCGGGTGA
- a CDS encoding helicase HerA-like C-terminal domain-containing protein, with product MIEEGKIFIGASRNPDDSINKPEYLDLKFGNRHGLVTGATGTGKTVTLQVLAEGFSRAGVPVFAADIKGDLSGIAARGEPKDFLTKRAEQIGFADYEFDQFPVIFWDLFGEKGHRVRTTIAEMGPLLLARLMDASEPQEGVINIAFKIADQGGLPLLDLKDFSSLLNYMGENASQLSNQYGLISKASVGSIQRALLVLEQQGAEHFFGEPALKITDIMRTNNNGYGQISVLAADKLMMNPRLYATFLLWLLSELFEELPEVGDPDKPKLVFFFDEAHLLFNDAPKVLTERVEQVVRLIRSKGVGVYFVTQNPLDVPETVLAQLGNRAQHALRAYSPREQKAVRTAADTFRANPAFDCATVITNLGTGEALVSTLEAKGAPSIVERTLIRPPSGRVGPVTDAERRQIMDKSPVLGVYDEDVDRESAFEMLVARAKKAADAEAAKRAQEEAAQQQGGTTSGWNLPGFGGGNDDDNQGRGQSRGRTSGYQRETVVEAAMKSVARTVATQVGRALVRGILGSLKR from the coding sequence ATGATCGAGGAAGGCAAGATTTTCATCGGCGCGAGCCGCAATCCCGATGACAGCATCAACAAGCCGGAATATCTCGACCTGAAATTCGGCAATCGCCACGGCCTCGTCACCGGCGCCACCGGCACCGGCAAGACGGTGACTCTGCAGGTGCTGGCCGAAGGCTTTTCGCGGGCCGGCGTTCCGGTGTTTGCGGCCGATATCAAGGGCGACCTTTCCGGCATCGCCGCCAGGGGCGAGCCCAAGGACTTCCTGACGAAGCGCGCCGAGCAGATCGGCTTTGCCGACTATGAATTCGACCAGTTTCCGGTGATCTTCTGGGATCTGTTCGGCGAGAAGGGCCACCGGGTGCGCACCACCATCGCCGAGATGGGACCGCTGCTGCTCGCCCGCCTGATGGATGCCTCCGAACCGCAGGAAGGCGTCATCAACATCGCCTTCAAGATCGCCGACCAGGGCGGGCTGCCATTGCTCGACCTCAAGGATTTCAGCTCGCTGCTCAACTATATGGGCGAGAACGCCAGCCAACTTTCCAACCAATACGGGCTGATCTCCAAGGCTTCGGTCGGCTCGATCCAGCGGGCACTGCTCGTTCTCGAACAGCAGGGTGCGGAGCACTTCTTCGGCGAACCGGCGCTGAAGATCACCGACATCATGCGCACCAACAATAATGGCTACGGCCAGATCTCGGTGCTGGCCGCCGACAAGCTGATGATGAACCCGCGGCTTTACGCCACCTTCCTGCTCTGGCTGCTTTCCGAGCTCTTCGAGGAATTGCCCGAGGTCGGCGACCCCGACAAGCCGAAGCTCGTCTTCTTCTTCGACGAGGCGCACCTGCTCTTCAACGACGCGCCGAAGGTGCTGACCGAACGCGTCGAGCAGGTGGTGCGGCTGATCCGTTCCAAGGGGGTCGGCGTCTACTTCGTGACGCAGAACCCGCTCGACGTGCCGGAAACGGTGCTCGCCCAGCTCGGCAACCGGGCGCAGCATGCGCTTCGCGCCTATTCGCCGCGCGAGCAGAAGGCGGTGAGGACGGCGGCCGATACCTTCCGTGCAAACCCGGCCTTCGATTGCGCCACCGTCATCACCAATCTCGGCACCGGCGAGGCACTGGTCTCGACGCTCGAGGCCAAGGGCGCACCTTCGATCGTCGAGCGCACACTGATCCGCCCACCCTCCGGCCGCGTCGGCCCGGTGACCGATGCAGAGCGCCGGCAGATCATGGACAAAAGCCCGGTCCTCGGCGTCTATGACGAGGATGTCGACCGCGAATCCGCCTTCGAGATGCTGGTGGCGCGGGCAAAGAAGGCGGCCGACGCCGAGGCCGCCAAGCGAGCGCAGGAAGAAGCAGCACAGCAGCAGGGCGGCACGACCTCCGGCTGGAACCTGCCGGGCTTCGGCGGCGGCAATGACGACGACAACCAGGGCCGCGGCCAATCGCGCGGCCGGACGTCCGGCTATCAGCGCGAAACGGTGGTGGAAGCGGCGATGAAGAGCGTGGCGCGCACGGTTGCGACCCAAGTCGGCCGGGCGCTGGTGCGTGGGATCTTGGGGAGCTTGAAGCGGTAA
- a CDS encoding type II toxin-antitoxin system RelE/ParE family toxin, protein MAYRIIYHPKAEAELDKLYADIAVEAGTGIAGDFVDAVITFIEALETFPERGTVRESRIPGLRIIGYRRSVSVAFSVSGNNVTILGVFARGRDITDELLEERQR, encoded by the coding sequence ATGGCCTACCGCATTATCTACCATCCGAAGGCAGAAGCCGAACTCGACAAGCTCTATGCCGATATCGCCGTTGAGGCGGGAACCGGCATCGCAGGCGACTTTGTCGACGCGGTGATCACATTCATCGAGGCCCTGGAGACGTTCCCGGAACGGGGCACGGTGCGGGAAAGCCGGATTCCCGGCCTCCGGATCATCGGCTATCGGCGTAGCGTCAGCGTGGCGTTCTCGGTGAGCGGCAATAACGTCACGATATTGGGCGTGTTTGCGCGTGGGCGTGATATCACCGACGAACTCCTCGAAGAGCGACAACGGTGA
- a CDS encoding type II toxin-antitoxin system ParD family antitoxin, giving the protein MPNVALGNHYEEFVRKQLESGRYNNASEVVRAGLRLLEDHEAARERWLNEEIPARYDDLVNKPGLGIPAETVRARFETKRRNDAAKAK; this is encoded by the coding sequence ATGCCCAACGTTGCGCTCGGGAACCACTATGAAGAATTTGTCCGGAAGCAGCTGGAGTCCGGCCGCTACAATAATGCCAGCGAGGTTGTCCGTGCAGGCCTGCGGCTACTGGAGGATCATGAGGCGGCCCGCGAGCGCTGGCTCAATGAAGAAATTCCGGCGCGCTACGACGACCTAGTGAACAAGCCGGGCCTCGGCATCCCGGCCGAGACAGTGCGCGCCCGCTTTGAAACCAAGCGCCGGAATGACGCGGCGAAAGCCAAGTAG
- a CDS encoding NUDIX hydrolase, with product MTVWRPSQQIRVKVIGLAWLKDQLLAAEVEDDSGRIKGVRPLGGAIEFGESRGEALHREFREELETDIRIVGPWHLLENIYEHHGAIGHEYIFAADIELADASLYQREEIRYSELDETAATARWFGRDGLRDAGIDLYPTGLDRLLSRWRD from the coding sequence GTGACCGTCTGGCGCCCATCGCAGCAGATCAGGGTGAAGGTGATCGGCCTCGCCTGGCTGAAAGACCAGTTGCTTGCCGCCGAGGTGGAGGACGACAGCGGCCGCATCAAGGGCGTTCGCCCGCTCGGCGGCGCCATTGAATTCGGCGAGAGCCGCGGGGAGGCTCTGCACCGCGAATTCAGGGAGGAACTCGAGACCGATATCCGCATCGTTGGTCCCTGGCATCTGCTTGAAAACATCTACGAGCATCATGGCGCAATCGGTCACGAATACATCTTCGCGGCCGATATCGAACTGGCCGATGCGTCGCTCTATCAGCGCGAGGAAATCCGCTACTCCGAACTCGACGAGACGGCGGCGACGGCGCGCTGGTTCGGCCGCGACGGCCTGCGTGACGCCGGCATCGATCTCTATCCGACAGGTCTCGACAGACTGCTGTCGCGCTGGCGCGATTGA
- the zwf gene encoding glucose-6-phosphate dehydrogenase codes for MDAAPTPPVTLVIFGATGDLTRRLLVPAIINLTRSRLVGEDLHILGIGIEPGDDEFLRGRLDAFLSHLHGEEPTVKDEAWESLRRRISYTSGDFTRDDIFVEIGKRLGPNANAAFYLAVPPSFFGTIVEKLAAHGLTNESDGVFRRVAIEKPFGTDLASAQALNAQILAQVGESQVYRLDHFLGKETVQNLMTARFANMMIESLWNSRYIDHVQITAAEIVDVGSRGKFYDATGALRDMVPNHLFQLLAMIAMEPPNSFDAEAIRNEKSKVLKALRIYTPEEAKTHGVRGAYGAGPLHGAVLPAYRDTKDVSPDSRTETFVALKLYADTWRWAGVPFYLRTGKALTARDTEIVITFQPVPFAQFRETDVKRRLPPNRLVIQVQPDEGMSMEISIKSPGLSVDTVPVSLDFRYADKFDIAKTTGYESLLYDLFIGDQTLFQRADGIEAGWAAVQPFLDIWAMDESVPDAYAPGSMGPICADELIQRDRRQWHELGVILHGNDK; via the coding sequence ATGGACGCTGCCCCTACCCCGCCGGTCACTCTCGTCATCTTCGGCGCCACGGGAGACCTGACGCGCCGCCTGCTGGTGCCGGCGATCATCAATCTGACGCGCAGCCGCCTGGTGGGCGAGGATCTCCACATTCTCGGTATCGGCATCGAGCCTGGTGACGACGAGTTCCTGCGCGGGCGGCTCGACGCGTTCCTGAGCCATCTGCACGGCGAGGAGCCGACGGTGAAGGACGAAGCCTGGGAAAGCCTGCGGCGGCGCATTTCCTATACGTCCGGCGATTTCACCAGGGACGATATTTTCGTCGAGATCGGCAAGCGGCTGGGGCCGAATGCCAATGCCGCCTTCTATCTCGCGGTGCCGCCATCCTTCTTCGGGACGATCGTCGAGAAACTTGCCGCCCATGGGCTGACCAATGAAAGCGACGGCGTCTTTCGCCGCGTCGCCATCGAAAAGCCGTTCGGCACCGATCTCGCCTCGGCGCAGGCGCTCAATGCACAGATCCTCGCCCAGGTTGGGGAAAGCCAAGTCTACCGGCTCGACCATTTCCTCGGCAAGGAGACGGTGCAGAACCTGATGACAGCGCGTTTCGCCAATATGATGATCGAGTCTTTGTGGAACAGCCGCTACATCGATCATGTGCAGATCACCGCCGCCGAAATCGTCGATGTCGGCAGCCGCGGCAAATTCTACGATGCAACCGGCGCCCTGCGCGACATGGTGCCGAACCATCTCTTCCAACTGCTGGCGATGATCGCCATGGAGCCGCCGAACAGCTTCGATGCCGAAGCGATCCGCAACGAGAAGAGCAAGGTGCTGAAGGCGCTGCGCATCTATACGCCGGAAGAGGCCAAGACGCATGGCGTGCGCGGCGCCTATGGCGCAGGCCCGCTCCACGGTGCTGTGCTTCCGGCCTACCGCGATACCAAGGACGTCTCGCCCGACAGCCGGACCGAGACTTTCGTGGCGCTGAAGCTCTATGCCGATACCTGGCGCTGGGCCGGCGTGCCGTTCTATCTCAGGACCGGCAAGGCGCTGACGGCGCGCGACACCGAAATCGTCATCACCTTCCAGCCGGTGCCCTTCGCGCAGTTTCGCGAGACCGACGTCAAGCGCCGCCTGCCGCCGAACCGGCTGGTGATCCAGGTGCAGCCCGACGAAGGCATGAGCATGGAAATCTCGATCAAATCGCCGGGGCTTTCGGTCGATACCGTGCCGGTCTCGCTCGATTTCCGCTATGCCGACAAATTCGATATTGCCAAGACGACCGGCTATGAATCACTGCTCTACGATCTCTTCATCGGCGACCAGACGCTGTTCCAGCGCGCCGACGGCATCGAGGCCGGATGGGCGGCGGTGCAACCCTTCCTCGATATCTGGGCCATGGATGAGAGCGTGCCTGACGCTTACGCGCCGGGCAGCATGGGACCGATCTGCGCCGACGAACTGATCCAGCGCGACAGACGGCAGTGGCATGAACTCGGCGTCATCCTGCACGGAAACGACAAATAG
- the tam gene encoding trans-aconitate 2-methyltransferase, with protein sequence MAWSASQYVKFEDERTRPARDLLAQVPLQSLRRAIDLGCGPGNSTELIIERYGAAGVSGLDSDINMLEAARKRLPGTAFVEADLASWHPTEPADLLFANAVFQWLPDHLDIFERLMDGLSEGGVLAVQMPDNLGEPSHLAMEETAHAGPWKSAFDAKSVRRKPLPSSSTYYSRLIAKAARVDIWHTIYNHPMADAAAIVEWVKGTGLMPYLAHAGEKHREAFLADYLERLEKAYPKMSDRRVLLRFPRIFMVAVKG encoded by the coding sequence ATGGCATGGTCCGCCAGCCAATATGTGAAATTCGAGGACGAGCGCACGCGGCCGGCGCGCGATCTTCTGGCGCAGGTGCCGCTGCAGAGTCTTCGTCGTGCCATCGACCTCGGCTGCGGGCCGGGCAATTCCACCGAACTCATCATCGAGCGTTATGGGGCTGCCGGCGTCTCCGGCCTCGACAGCGACATCAACATGCTGGAGGCGGCACGCAAACGGCTACCGGGCACAGCCTTCGTCGAGGCTGATCTCGCCAGCTGGCACCCGACTGAACCGGCCGATCTGCTCTTTGCCAATGCGGTCTTCCAGTGGCTGCCGGATCACCTCGACATCTTCGAGAGGCTGATGGACGGGCTTTCCGAAGGCGGCGTCCTTGCCGTGCAGATGCCCGATAATCTCGGCGAGCCCTCGCATCTGGCAATGGAAGAGACAGCCCATGCCGGCCCGTGGAAATCCGCCTTCGACGCGAAGAGCGTGCGCCGCAAGCCGCTGCCGTCGTCGTCCACCTATTACTCCAGGCTGATTGCCAAAGCGGCGCGCGTCGATATCTGGCACACCATCTACAATCACCCGATGGCGGATGCTGCAGCGATCGTCGAATGGGTCAAGGGAACCGGGCTGATGCCCTATCTCGCCCATGCCGGCGAAAAGCATCGCGAGGCATTCCTGGCCGATTACCTGGAGCGGTTGGAAAAGGCCTATCCGAAGATGTCGGACCGGCGGGTGCTGCTCAGGTTTCCGAGGATCTTCATGGTGGCGGTGAAAGGGTAA
- a CDS encoding hemolysin family protein: MFLEIGIVAFLTILNGVLAMSELAVVSSRTARLKVLSDNGSKGAAQAIKLAENPGRFLSTVQIGITLVGVLSGAFSGATLGGRLSGWLEAQGMSSTAADALGVGSVVVAITYLSLIIGELVPKQIALREPEAVAAKVAPAMAVLSKIALPLVWLLNASGNLVLKLLGQAGKGGDNVSDAEIKTVLAEAQSAGVIESEESAMISGVMRLADRTARALMTPRRDVEIIDIDDSLDEIRTQLHRTKRSRLPVRKGSSDEVIGILPVKDFYDAMSEHGTVDIKALTQDVPVVSDLSTAINVIEAIRKSPVHMVLVFDEYGHFEGIVSSGDILEAIMGALQEGPVDEQAIARRDDGSYLVSGWTPIDEFAEFLNLRLDDDLEYQTVAGLVLEELKHLPELGESFTRGGWRFEVIDLDGRRVDKILVSEDRG, from the coding sequence GTGTTTCTGGAAATTGGAATTGTGGCGTTTCTCACCATCCTGAATGGTGTGCTCGCCATGTCTGAGCTGGCCGTCGTGTCTTCTCGAACGGCCCGCCTGAAGGTTCTCTCCGACAATGGAAGCAAGGGTGCAGCTCAAGCGATCAAACTTGCCGAAAACCCCGGTCGTTTTCTCTCTACGGTGCAGATCGGCATCACGCTGGTCGGCGTTCTATCCGGCGCTTTCTCAGGGGCCACGCTCGGCGGCCGCCTGAGCGGATGGCTGGAAGCCCAGGGAATGTCATCGACAGCCGCTGATGCCCTTGGCGTAGGTTCAGTCGTGGTGGCAATCACCTATCTTTCGCTGATCATAGGCGAACTTGTTCCAAAGCAGATCGCGTTACGGGAACCCGAAGCGGTTGCGGCCAAGGTCGCACCAGCCATGGCGGTCCTTTCGAAAATCGCGCTGCCACTCGTGTGGCTTCTGAACGCCTCCGGAAATCTTGTGCTCAAGCTCTTGGGCCAGGCAGGAAAAGGTGGCGACAATGTCTCTGACGCAGAGATCAAAACCGTTCTGGCCGAGGCGCAGTCGGCTGGAGTTATCGAAAGCGAAGAGTCCGCGATGATATCAGGTGTCATGCGGCTGGCTGACCGCACCGCCCGAGCGCTTATGACGCCCCGACGCGACGTCGAAATTATCGATATCGACGACAGCCTTGATGAAATTCGGACCCAGTTGCACAGGACGAAGCGGTCGCGGTTGCCGGTTCGAAAAGGCAGTTCGGACGAGGTGATCGGTATCCTTCCGGTCAAGGACTTCTACGACGCGATGTCCGAACACGGCACTGTCGACATCAAGGCTCTGACGCAAGACGTCCCAGTGGTTTCAGACCTTTCAACTGCCATCAATGTGATCGAAGCAATCAGGAAATCGCCCGTTCACATGGTGCTGGTTTTCGACGAGTACGGCCATTTCGAGGGGATTGTCTCGTCGGGTGACATTTTGGAAGCAATCATGGGGGCTCTCCAGGAGGGACCTGTCGATGAGCAAGCCATCGCTCGTCGAGACGACGGGTCTTATCTCGTGTCGGGCTGGACGCCAATTGACGAGTTCGCTGAATTCTTAAACCTCAGGCTCGATGATGATCTGGAATATCAGACTGTCGCTGGCCTGGTGTTGGAAGAGCTGAAACATCTGCCAGAATTGGGGGAGAGCTTCACGAGAGGTGGATGGCGCTTCGAGGTCATCGATCTCGACGGGAGGCGCGTCGACAAAATACTTGTGTCTGAAGATCGAGGGTGA